Below is a window of Salvelinus fontinalis isolate EN_2023a chromosome 14, ASM2944872v1, whole genome shotgun sequence DNA.
GGTTGGATGCTTCTTCTCATCACAGAGATTCCAAGAGGGATGGAAAAACGCCCGGAGTCAGCTTCACCTCGCCGCACTCCGCGAGCAGGGAGGGTGGCCAAGAGAGAACATTCTGGGTCTCCGACTTCCAGGGGCCGCCGTCACAAGGGCACCAAGACAGTGAGGCTCCTTGAGGaacatgagaagagagaggggccAAAAAGGAATACCCAGGAGGCAGAGATCAACGGAGAGGCGGATAAAGAGATAGACCGGCCAGTCAAGTCCACGTCTACTGTTGTGGATGTGGataatgtgagagagaaagagaggggagaggagaacgaGGAGTTCATGGCACTACTAGAGAGTGAGTGGCAGGAGGAAGGTAAGACATGTTTCTAAACATCAATATTTGGACCCCTGTTCGCAAAGCATCGTAGAGTAGGAATAcgggtctaggatcagttttaccTTCGCAGTCATAATGAATAagtctcctactctgagactcttttGAATATGGGTTCTGGTCtttgatttttttaaatgatgaTATCTTTGATTAGGACATTAGCTTACTGTGAGTGTGAATCGTGGCATTTGTCATCACCAGGCGTGAAGCCGAGGAGTCTTGGAGTGTGTGAGTGGCTTCTCATGGTGTTGGCTCTAACCCTGGTCATCCTGTTCTTTCCCATCACCATCTGGTTCTGTGTGAAGGTAAGGATGTTCTACCTCCATCACATAGACAACACAGAACGAAAGGAGatgcctagtcagttgcacaactgaatttGTCTTCAGCATTGAACCCAACCACTCTGAAtcggagaggtgcggggggggctgccttaatcgacgtccatGTCATCGgtgcccggggagcagttgttgttgggggttaactgccttgatcaagggcagaacggttcggggattcgaaccagtgaccttttggttactggcccaactctcttaatcgctaggctacctgccgcccacgtGACACAGTATAACAACTTGATGATGACTGTGTAAAAAATGTTCAAGCAATATTTCAGAGTTGTACAGCCCTCACCAAATGATAGATTTCTATAATGTACAATGAAGGCACAGTATCTGGTGAGTGATGACATTTACAAGGATTCAGCACCCCATTTCTTGGTAAGAATAGTATCAACTTTGGAGTGAAAATGTGTGATTTGTGTGTTTCATTGAACGACACAGTGGGCTGTCTTTCTCTGTTGTGTTATTCCGTTATGGCAAAGTCATGATTGACAGCTAGTCACTATGTTGACTGACAGGTTGTGAGGGAGCATGAAAGAGCTGTGATCTTCAGACTGGGTCACCTACTGCGTGGGAGACCCAGGGGACCAGGTTTGTGCTTGTTATTATATTACTTGAGGACTCGTTCGATGAGTCATTCATAGCTTTTTAAGAGTCATTGGATTGTCTTAGGGACACACATAGAGGGTTACTCATAAAATGGTATGACAGGAAAATGTCATGTCTGGCACGTTTTCTCAGACATAGGTACGAGGCATGCATCAAACAATCTCTGAATTTCTGAAATTCATTTGAAAAGGCAATTGGTTACATTTTACACAGCGCAAGTCTGAACAAGCCCTATAGTCCTCATGCTTATCAAACTGTGCATGTACATTACACAGTGTGTAAAAATATCCTCCAATCTCTCTCTACTGTTTGTCCATTCGGGACCAAGGTCTACTTTTCTACCTCCCACTACTCGATGTTTTCCAGAAAGTGGACATCCGTCTAAAAATGCTCAAGGTCCCAGCTCACACGGTACGGTAACTCCTCTGACAGCCTACAGAAAAAACGAAATCTATgtcaaatcccccccccccccaaattccTCTGAGCATGAATCTTTTACTgctgcgatgtgtgtgtgtgtgtgtgtccaggtggtGACCAAGGATCTGGTGAGCACGGAGCTGAGCGCGGTGTGTTACTACCGTATAGAGAATGTGGCTCTGTGCAGCACGGCCCTGTCCGGTGTGAGTGCCGTGCTGCAGGCCCTGGTACAGGTGGCAGACAGAGACGTTCTTGCCCACCACAACTTCACCCACATCCTGCTGGACAGGAAGAGGATTTCCCAGGAGATCCAGGTACCTAACCTGTTGTACAGTCTTTGTATGGGTCTGTATTttgaccagacctgggttcaaatgctaTTTGAACTTGTGTTTGCTCTAACCTAGAATCCCAAATGGGTAGGGTTTACAGTTTTTGGACTATCCAATTGTTCCATTAAGTCagtcaagctcaatcaagcacaaagta
It encodes the following:
- the nphs2 gene encoding podocin encodes the protein MLLLITEIPRGMEKRPESASPRRTPRAGRVAKREHSGSPTSRGRRHKGTKTVRLLEEHEKREGPKRNTQEAEINGEADKEIDRPVKSTSTVVDVDNVREKERGEENEEFMALLESEWQEEGVKPRSLGVCEWLLMVLALTLVILFFPITIWFCVKVVREHERAVIFRLGHLLRGRPRGPGLLFYLPLLDVFQKVDIRLKMLKVPAHTVVTKDLVSTELSAVCYYRIENVALCSTALSGVSAVLQALVQVADRDVLAHHNFTHILLDRKRISQEIQVAIDSVACQWGIKVERAEIEDLSLPIELQQSLAAEAEAKRQAQIKVIAAEGERAACEALKASLDSLSGSPAAIHLRLLQLLHTLRTERPALVLTLPSDLLTLPRDPSPLALPAPAPNLAPASPIPEGGETKEERKTDSPMM